A genomic region of Castor canadensis chromosome 16, mCasCan1.hap1v2, whole genome shotgun sequence contains the following coding sequences:
- the Usf2 gene encoding upstream stimulatory factor 2 isoform X1, with amino-acid sequence MDMLDPGLDPAASATAAAAASHDKGPEAEEGVELQEGGDGPGAEEQTAVAIASVQQAAFGDHNIQYQFRTENNGGQVTYRVVQVTDGQLDGQGDTAGAVSVVSTAAFAGGQQAVTQVGVDGAAQRPGPTAASVPPGPAAPFPLAVIQNPFSNGGSPAAEAVSGEARFAYFPASSVGDTTAVSVQTTDQSLQAGGQFYVMMTPQDVLQTGTQRTIAPRTHPYSPKIDGTRTPRDERRRAQHNEVERRRRDKINNWIVQLSKIIPDCNADNSKTGASKGGILSKACDYIRELRQTNQRMQETFKEAERLQMDNELLRQQIEELKNENALLRAQLQQHNLEMVGESTRQ; translated from the exons atGGACATGCTGGACCCGGGTCTGGATCCCGCTGCCTCGGCCACTGCTGCTGCCGCCGCCAG CCACGACAAGGGACCCGAGGCCGAGGAGGGCGTCGAGCTGCAGGAAG GCGGGGACGGCCCTGGGGCGGAGGAGCAGACGGCGGTGGCCATCGCCAGCGTCCAGCAGGCGGCGTTCGGTGACCACAACATCCAGTACCAGTTCCGcacagagaataatggaggaCAG GTGACATACCGCGTGGTCCAGGTGACTGATGGTCAGCTGGACGGCCAGGGCGACACGGCTGGCGCCGTCAGCGTCGTGTCCACCGCTGCCTTCGCGGGGGGGCAGCAGGCTGTGACCCAGGTGGGTGTGGACGGGGCAGCCCAGCGCCCCGGCCCCACCGCTGCCTCTGTGCCCCCAGGTCCCGCCGCACCCTTCCCGCTG gctGTAATCCAAAATCCCTTCAGCAATGGTGGCAGCCCTGCTGCCGAGGCTGTCAGTGGGGAGGCACGGTTTGCCTATTTCCCAGCATCCAGTGTGGGAGATACCACAGCTGTGTCCGTACAGACCACAGACCAGAGCTtgcaggctggag GCCAGTTTTATGTCATGATGACGCCCCAGGACGTGCTTCAGACAGGAACACAGAGGACGATTGCCCCTCGGACACACCCCTACTCTCC aaAAATCGATGGGACGAGAACACCCCGGGATGAGAGGAGGCGAGCTCAGCACAACGAAG TGGAGCGGAGGCGAAGGGACAAGATCAACAACTGGATAGTCCAACTTTCAAAAATCATTCCAGATTGTAATGCAGACAACAGCAAGACAGGAGCG AGTAAAGGGGGCATCCTGTCGAAGGCCTGCGATTACATCCGGGAGCTACGCCAGACCAACCAGCGCATGCAGGAGACCTTCAAGGAGGCAGAGCGGCTGCAGATGGACAATGAGCTCCTGAGGCAGCAG ATAGAGGAGCTGAAGAATGAGAACGCCCTGCTTCGAGCCCAGCTGCAGCAGCACAACCTGGAGATGGTGGGCGAGAGCACCCGGCAGTGA
- the Usf2 gene encoding upstream stimulatory factor 2 isoform X2 codes for MDMLDPGLDPAASATAAAAASHDKGPEAEEGVELQEGGDGPGAEEQTAVAIASVQQAAFGDHNIQYQFRTENNGGQAVIQNPFSNGGSPAAEAVSGEARFAYFPASSVGDTTAVSVQTTDQSLQAGGQFYVMMTPQDVLQTGTQRTIAPRTHPYSPKIDGTRTPRDERRRAQHNEVERRRRDKINNWIVQLSKIIPDCNADNSKTGASKGGILSKACDYIRELRQTNQRMQETFKEAERLQMDNELLRQQIEELKNENALLRAQLQQHNLEMVGESTRQ; via the exons atGGACATGCTGGACCCGGGTCTGGATCCCGCTGCCTCGGCCACTGCTGCTGCCGCCGCCAG CCACGACAAGGGACCCGAGGCCGAGGAGGGCGTCGAGCTGCAGGAAG GCGGGGACGGCCCTGGGGCGGAGGAGCAGACGGCGGTGGCCATCGCCAGCGTCCAGCAGGCGGCGTTCGGTGACCACAACATCCAGTACCAGTTCCGcacagagaataatggaggaCAG gctGTAATCCAAAATCCCTTCAGCAATGGTGGCAGCCCTGCTGCCGAGGCTGTCAGTGGGGAGGCACGGTTTGCCTATTTCCCAGCATCCAGTGTGGGAGATACCACAGCTGTGTCCGTACAGACCACAGACCAGAGCTtgcaggctggag GCCAGTTTTATGTCATGATGACGCCCCAGGACGTGCTTCAGACAGGAACACAGAGGACGATTGCCCCTCGGACACACCCCTACTCTCC aaAAATCGATGGGACGAGAACACCCCGGGATGAGAGGAGGCGAGCTCAGCACAACGAAG TGGAGCGGAGGCGAAGGGACAAGATCAACAACTGGATAGTCCAACTTTCAAAAATCATTCCAGATTGTAATGCAGACAACAGCAAGACAGGAGCG AGTAAAGGGGGCATCCTGTCGAAGGCCTGCGATTACATCCGGGAGCTACGCCAGACCAACCAGCGCATGCAGGAGACCTTCAAGGAGGCAGAGCGGCTGCAGATGGACAATGAGCTCCTGAGGCAGCAG ATAGAGGAGCTGAAGAATGAGAACGCCCTGCTTCGAGCCCAGCTGCAGCAGCACAACCTGGAGATGGTGGGCGAGAGCACCCGGCAGTGA
- the Hamp gene encoding hepcidin: MALNTQIRAACLLILLISSLTSGTILQQRTEQRADLQPQHTAEATAGLKPVFQRLRKRDTHLPICIFCCKCCNLKSNCGICCKV, from the exons ATGGCACTGAACACTCAGATCCGGGCTGCCTGCCTCCTGATTCTCCTCATCTCTAGCCTGACCAGTGGCACCATTCTCCAGCAACGG ACAGAGCAGCGGGCAGACCTCCAGCCCCAGCACACAGCTGAAGCCACAGCCGGCTTGAAG CCCGTGTTCCAGAGGCTCAGGAAGCGAGACACCCACTTACCCATCTGCATTTTCTGCTGTAAATGCTGTAACTTGAAATCAAATTGTGGGATATGCTGCAAGGTCTAA